One genomic segment of Accipiter gentilis chromosome 29, bAccGen1.1, whole genome shotgun sequence includes these proteins:
- the ST6GALNAC6 gene encoding alpha-N-acetylgalactosaminide alpha-2,6-sialyltransferase 6, with translation MSGSTSQRAAALGVLFALIMLLIIYSSGSGSEVFPYSRLRGRARRPPDLKKWGVKSGYLPVCGNKTLTARCHQCVIVTSSSHLLGTHLGTAIDGAECTIRMNDAPTTGYEVDVGNKTSFRVVAHSSLYRVLKRPQEFVNKTPETIFIFWGPPTKMQKGLLKIIQRVSASFPNMTAYVVSPSRMKQFDDLFRGETGKDREKSRSWLSTGWFTMVIAVELCDAVHVYGMVPPNYCGRRPPPRRLPYHYYEPKGPDECTTYIHNERSRKGNHHRFITEKRVFASWAGLYNITFSHPTWP, from the exons ATGAGTGGCAGCACG AGCCAGCGCGCCGCCGCCCTGGGGGTCCTCTTTGCCCTGATCATGTTGCTGATCATCTACAGCTCCGGCAGCGGGAGCGAGGTCTTCCCCTACAGCCGCCTGCGGGGCAGAGCCCGCCGGCCCCCCGACCTCAAGAAGTGGGGGGTGAAAAGCGGGTACCTGCCCGTCTGCGGGAACAAG ACCCTGACTGCCCGCTGCCACCAGTGTGTCATCGTCACCAGCTCCAGCCACCTCCTGGGCACCCACCTGGGCACGGCCATCGACGGGGCCGAGTGCACCATCCGCATGAACGACGCTCCCACCACCGGCTACGAGGTCGATGTGGGCAATAAGACCAGCTTCCGCGTGGTGGCCCACTCCAGCCTCTACCGCGTCCTCAAGCGGCCCCAGGAGTTTGTCAACAAGACCCCAGAGACCATCTTCATCTTCTGGGGGCCGCCCACCAAGATGCAGAAGGGCCTCCTGAAAATCATCCAGCGCGTCAGCGCCTCCTTCCCCAACATGACGGCCTACGTTGTCTCCCCCAGCCGCATGAAGCAGTTTGATGACCTGTTTCGGGGGGAGACGGGGAAGGACAG GGAGAAGTCACGCTCGTGGCTCAGCACCGGCTGGTTCACCATGGTGATCGCAGTGGAGCTGTGTGATGCTGTCCATGTCTACGGCATGGTGCCACCCAACTACTGCGG ccgccggcccccgccccgccgcctgccCTACCACTACTACGAGCCGAAGGGCCCCGATGAGTGCACGACCTACATCCACAACGAGCGGAGCCGCAAGGGCAACCACCATCGCTTCATCACCGAGAAGCGGGTCTTCGCCAGCTGGGCCGGCCTCTACAACATCACCTTCTCTCACCCTACCTGGCCCTag